A genomic segment from Drosophila miranda strain MSH22 chromosome 3, D.miranda_PacBio2.1, whole genome shotgun sequence encodes:
- the LOC108160375 gene encoding cytochrome P450 6a2: MLILIYLVIAVGSLVAYLLHRNFQYWKRKGVPHDPPHPFYGNLVGFRKNRVIHDIFYDYYNKFRTSGSPFVGFFFLQKPAAFIVDTKLAKNILIKDFSNFADRGQFHNERDDPLTQHLFNLDGKRWKELRQRLSPTFTSGKMKLMFPTVIKVSEEFASVMEEQVPPTQGGAIIEIKEMMARFTTDVIGTCAFGIECNTLRTPVTDFRTMGQKAFTELRHGQLLTFFIFSFPKLARRLRMRIMPEDVHQFFMRLVNDTVAVREKENFKRHDFMDMLIEIKQKGSVTLENGEVMKAMDIGELAAQVFVFYLAGFETSSSTMSYCFYELAQHQDIQDKLRSEVLTVLAEHDGKLTYECVKEMRYLDQVFSETLRLYTLVPHLERRALSDYVVPGHPDLVIEKDTQIIIPACAYHRDENLYPDPLRFDPDRFSAEQVAARDSVEWLPFGDGPRNCIGMRFGQMQARIGMAQLLSRFKLSLCDKTEIPLKYEPKSFVLGSIGGIYLRLERI; the protein is encoded by the exons ATGTTGATATTGATTTACTTGGTGATCGCCGTCGGTTCGCTGGTAGCGTATTTATTGCATCGCAATTTCCAGTACTGGAAGCGCAAGGGAGTGCCCCACGATCCGCCCCACCCGTTCTACGGCAACCTGGTGGGCTTCCGCAAGAACCGAGTGATACACGATATCTTCTATGACTACTACAACAAGTTTCGGACCAGCGGCAGCCCCTTCGTGGGCTTCTTCTTTCTGCAGAAGCCAGCGGCCTTCATCGTCGACACGAAGCTGGCCAAGAACATATTGATCAAGGATTTCTCCAACTTTGCCGATCGCGGACAGTTCCACAACGAGCGGGACGATCCGCTGACCCAACACTTGTTCAACCTGGATGGCAAACGCTGGAAggagctgcgccagcgacTGTCGCCCACCTTCACCTCGGGCAAAATGAAGCTAATGTTTCCCACGGTGATCAAAGTGTCCGAGGAGTTTGCGAGTGTGATGGAGGAGCAGGTGCCTCCGACCCAGGGTGGGGCCATTATAGAGATCAAGGAGATGATGGCCAGATTCACCACCGATGTGATCGGCACCTGTGCCTTTGGCATCGAGTGCAACACCCTGCGCACGCCCGTGACAGACTTCCGCACCATGGGACAGAAGGCGTTCACAGAGCTCAGGCATGGCCAGCTGCTCACGTTCTTCATCTTCAGTTTCCCGAAGCTGGCCCGGAGGCTGAGGATGCGCATAATGCCCGAGGACGTGCACCAGTTCTTCATGCGCCTGGTGAACGACACTGTGGCCGTGAGGGAAAAGGAGAACTTCAAGCGCCACGACTTCATGGACATGCTGATCGAGATAAAGCAGAAGGGTAGCGTCACCCTCGAAAATGGAGAGGTGATGAAGGCCATGGACATTGGGGAATTGGCCGCCCAAGTGTTTGTGTTCTATTTGGCCGGCTTCGAGACCTCCTCCTCGACCATGAGCTACTGCTTCTACGAGCTGGCCCAGCACCAGGACATACAGGACAAGCTGCGAAGCGAAGTGCTGACTGTTCTCGCCGAGCACGATGGCAAGCTGACGTACGAGTGTGTCAAGGAAATGCGCTACTTGGATCAGGTCTTCTCAG AAACCCTGCGCTTGTACACTCTGGTGCCCCACCTCGAACGCAGGGCTCTCAGCGACTATGTGGTGCCCGGTCATCCCGATTTGGTGATTGAGAAGGACACCCAGATCATCATACCCGCCTGTGCCTATCACCGCGACGAGAATCTGTATCCCGATCCCCTCCGATTCGATCCGGACCGCTTCTCGGCCGAGCAAGTGGCCGCCCGCGACTCCGTGGAGTGGTTGCCCTTCGGCGATGGCCCCCGCAACTGCATTGGAATGCGCTTTGGCCAGATGCAGGCCCGCATCGGCATGGCCCAGCTCCTCAGCAGATTCAAGCTATCGCTCTGCGACAAGACAGAAATACCCTTGAAATATGAGCCCAAATCGTTCGTTTTGGGCTCAATCGGTGGCATCTACTTGCGCCTGGAACGGATCTGA